The following proteins are co-located in the Deltaproteobacteria bacterium HGW-Deltaproteobacteria-2 genome:
- a CDS encoding LL-diaminopimelate aminotransferase (produces methionine from 2-keto-4-methylthiobutyrate and glutamine in vitro; mutations do not affect methionine salvage in vivo however) — translation MKTAERLTKIPPYLFMELRKKINKAKDDGIDVISLAIGDPVEATPESIIDELCATSRDPLNHRYPTDEEKGMLSFRREVAKWYATRYGVTLNPENEILGLIGSKEGCHHFILARVNPGDTVLMTDPGYPAYRASILMGGGVPYNVPILPQNNYLPVFEDIPVTVAKKATAMFLNYPNNPTGACATLKFLNKLVDFARNYDIAICYDNPYSEIVFAGQKRISFLMAKGAKDVGIELNSLSKPFNMCGWRLGMACGNQELIAAISKVKENTDSGIFNAVQLAGIQALRHETGFIEEMLALYGKRRELVIKTLKKIGIDFNPPKGTFYLWVPVPKGMTSIEFTNRLFDKTAVVVAAGTAYGKYGEGFVRISLTVPDNRLREAMKRIEKEFKQ, via the coding sequence TTGAAAACAGCTGAAAGACTGACAAAGATACCGCCTTATCTTTTTATGGAATTGAGAAAAAAAATCAATAAGGCCAAGGACGACGGGATAGATGTTATTTCCCTGGCTATAGGTGATCCGGTGGAAGCGACACCGGAGTCGATCATTGATGAACTTTGCGCCACATCGAGAGATCCTTTGAATCATCGTTATCCAACGGATGAAGAAAAGGGTATGCTCTCCTTTCGCCGGGAAGTGGCGAAGTGGTATGCAACACGCTACGGCGTTACTCTTAACCCGGAAAATGAAATTCTGGGTCTTATCGGCTCGAAAGAAGGTTGTCATCATTTTATACTGGCCCGTGTCAACCCCGGCGATACAGTTCTAATGACCGATCCCGGTTATCCTGCCTATCGCGCCAGTATCCTGATGGGCGGAGGCGTTCCGTATAATGTTCCCATCCTGCCGCAAAACAACTATCTACCCGTATTCGAAGATATTCCTGTAACTGTCGCTAAAAAAGCAACTGCCATGTTTCTTAATTACCCGAATAATCCGACCGGCGCCTGCGCAACTTTGAAGTTTTTAAATAAACTTGTTGATTTCGCCCGCAATTACGATATTGCCATTTGTTACGATAATCCTTACAGTGAAATAGTTTTTGCCGGTCAGAAGCGCATCAGTTTCCTGATGGCGAAGGGCGCAAAAGATGTCGGCATCGAACTTAACTCTCTTTCCAAACCGTTTAACATGTGCGGTTGGCGGCTGGGCATGGCTTGCGGTAATCAGGAACTCATCGCTGCCATCAGCAAGGTCAAAGAAAACACTGATTCTGGAATTTTTAATGCCGTACAACTTGCCGGCATTCAGGCATTGAGACATGAAACCGGATTTATCGAAGAAATGCTGGCATTGTATGGAAAACGTCGCGAGTTGGTTATCAAAACATTAAAAAAAATCGGCATTGATTTCAATCCGCCAAAAGGAACATTTTATCTGTGGGTGCCGGTGCCCAAAGGAATGACTTCGATAGAGTTTACCAACCGTTTATTTGACAAGACTGCCGTCGTTGTTGCTGCAGGCACTGCTTACGGCAAATACGGCGAAGGCTTTGTGCGTATATCGTTAACGGTACCGGATAATCGGTTACGCGAAGCGATGAAGAGAATAGAAAAGGAATTCAAACAGTAG
- a CDS encoding AAA family ATPase, whose translation MYAAYFGLKENPFSLSPDARYLFLSEQHRDALNCLIYGIKEKKGFVLISGDIGTGKTTICRSLINSLDDSVETALIFNTAISDLELLETVLVEYGIDFQGESKTKKNYIDALNDFLLKNFSAGKTAVLLIDEAQNLSHGVLEQIRMLSNLETETEKLIQIILIGQPELNNTLMLPALRQLNERITVRYDLKPLSPKEVREYIQHRLTIAQGPGSLKFTNGAFNLICNLTEGIPRRINALCDRSLLIAYTKNISKITRRIVNSAAHDIGINYFQKTLSSGRKIWVRLTT comes from the coding sequence ATGTATGCTGCTTATTTTGGTTTAAAAGAAAATCCCTTCAGCTTGTCGCCGGATGCGCGTTATTTGTTTTTGAGCGAACAACATCGTGACGCGTTAAATTGCCTTATTTACGGAATTAAAGAAAAAAAAGGGTTCGTTTTAATTTCCGGCGACATCGGCACCGGAAAAACTACAATTTGCCGCAGTTTGATCAATTCGCTGGATGATTCAGTGGAAACAGCGCTGATTTTTAATACAGCCATTTCCGACCTGGAATTATTAGAAACGGTGCTTGTTGAATATGGCATCGATTTCCAAGGTGAATCAAAGACTAAGAAAAATTATATTGACGCTTTAAATGACTTTTTACTGAAGAATTTTTCTGCCGGGAAAACAGCGGTTCTTTTGATTGATGAAGCGCAGAATCTCTCGCATGGCGTTCTGGAACAAATTCGAATGCTTTCGAATCTGGAAACCGAAACGGAAAAGCTCATTCAGATAATCTTAATCGGTCAGCCGGAGTTGAATAATACCTTAATGCTACCGGCCTTGCGGCAGTTAAATGAAAGAATCACCGTAAGATACGACTTGAAGCCTTTATCGCCGAAGGAAGTGCGCGAATATATACAACATCGTCTGACAATCGCACAGGGACCCGGCTCGCTTAAATTTACCAACGGAGCTTTTAATCTCATTTGTAATTTAACCGAAGGCATACCCCGCCGTATTAACGCTCTTTGCGACAGATCTTTATTGATTGCCTACACAAAAAATATAAGTAAAATCACTCGCAGGATAGTGAATTCAGCGGCTCACGATATTGGCATTAATTATTTCCAAAAAACTTTAAGCAGTGGCCGGAAAATATGGGTGCGCCTGACAACCTGA
- a CDS encoding diaminopimelate epimerase translates to MIEFYKMSGSGNDFIIIDNCDLSLNVGDLPTFARRVCARKISVGADGLFLIEPSKTVDFKWQFFNSDGSVAEMCGNGSRCVARYAYLKGIAGKEMSFETIAGVISAEVNDDIVKVKLTDPSAVEAGIKIDADGQKFILDSIDTGVPHAVVFVDDLDNCDVYNNGRKIRYHKNFAPRGTNADFTAVINQHKIKVRTYERGVEDETLACGTGMVAAVLTAAQRGLVESPTDVLVKSGETLRIYFTKKDDRFGEIYLEGKVKIVYHGFLFEEAYK, encoded by the coding sequence ATGATTGAATTTTATAAAATGAGCGGCAGCGGCAATGATTTCATCATTATTGATAACTGCGATTTGTCTTTGAATGTAGGCGATTTGCCCACGTTTGCCCGCCGCGTTTGTGCGCGCAAAATTTCCGTAGGCGCCGATGGATTATTTCTCATTGAACCTTCCAAGACCGTAGACTTCAAGTGGCAGTTTTTTAACTCGGATGGCTCAGTAGCGGAAATGTGCGGCAACGGCAGCCGTTGTGTGGCGCGCTATGCCTATCTCAAAGGTATAGCCGGAAAGGAAATGTCCTTTGAAACAATCGCCGGTGTTATCAGTGCGGAAGTTAATGATGATATCGTAAAGGTAAAGCTGACTGATCCTTCTGCTGTGGAAGCGGGAATTAAAATAGACGCGGACGGTCAGAAATTTATCCTGGATAGTATTGATACAGGCGTACCTCACGCTGTCGTCTTTGTTGATGATCTGGATAACTGCGACGTATATAATAACGGGCGAAAAATCCGTTATCATAAGAATTTCGCTCCCCGTGGAACAAATGCCGATTTCACCGCTGTTATCAATCAACATAAAATAAAAGTGCGCACATACGAGCGCGGCGTGGAGGATGAGACACTAGCCTGCGGCACAGGAATGGTCGCAGCAGTTCTGACGGCGGCACAAAGAGGCCTTGTGGAATCGCCAACAGACGTTCTGGTAAAAAGTGGTGAAACTCTACGGATTTACTTCACAAAAAAAGATGACCGCTTTGGCGAAATTTATCTTGAAGGTAAAGTAAAAATAGTTTATCACGGATTTCTTTTTGAGGAAGCGTATAAATAA
- a CDS encoding redox-regulated ATPase YchF encodes MEIGILGLPQSGKSTLFEIMTGVKSGQSHNETVVRGQASVPDERFDKLVEIYKPVKVSPAKVPFVDVHAVGEHPWEAIRQNLSGTDGILHVVDGFSLPDVQLSIEAYRKLEDELVLSDLLIIEKKLERLTKTSKKALTPQDVAQNDLLPKLKECLEAGKPLRTAGLTPAEIFTLRSFSFWTIKPELVVVNVAEDNLSFADKFAAEAKLEEPVMGICCKIEAEMAGLDAADQKEFLDSMGIAEPAFGRIIRAAFSLLGRMSFFTVGEDEVKAWVIPLETKAPKAAGAIHNDFERGFIKAEVMHYDDFIAHGGSVAQVKSAGRLRLEGKEYVVKDGDIITFRFNV; translated from the coding sequence ATGGAAATTGGTATTCTTGGCCTTCCCCAAAGCGGGAAGAGCACATTGTTTGAAATCATGACCGGCGTGAAAAGTGGCCAGTCGCATAACGAAACGGTTGTACGCGGTCAGGCTTCCGTGCCGGATGAACGCTTTGACAAGCTTGTCGAAATATACAAACCGGTAAAAGTATCTCCGGCCAAAGTCCCCTTTGTTGATGTTCATGCCGTGGGCGAACATCCCTGGGAAGCTATACGCCAGAACTTAAGCGGCACAGACGGTATTCTGCACGTTGTTGACGGTTTTTCTCTCCCTGATGTTCAATTGAGCATCGAAGCTTATCGCAAGCTGGAAGACGAGTTGGTTCTTTCCGATTTGTTAATCATTGAAAAAAAACTGGAGCGCCTGACCAAAACATCCAAGAAAGCGCTCACACCGCAGGATGTGGCGCAAAATGACCTCCTGCCCAAATTAAAAGAATGCCTCGAGGCGGGGAAACCTTTACGCACGGCGGGGCTGACGCCTGCGGAAATTTTTACACTGCGGAGTTTCTCTTTCTGGACTATCAAACCGGAACTTGTTGTTGTCAATGTGGCGGAAGACAACCTTTCGTTTGCCGATAAATTCGCCGCTGAGGCAAAATTAGAAGAGCCCGTCATGGGAATCTGCTGCAAGATTGAAGCGGAAATGGCCGGATTGGATGCTGCCGATCAAAAAGAATTTCTTGATTCGATGGGTATTGCTGAACCGGCATTTGGCCGGATTATCCGCGCGGCCTTTTCTCTTTTAGGGCGCATGTCCTTTTTCACCGTCGGCGAGGACGAAGTCAAGGCCTGGGTTATTCCACTGGAAACCAAGGCACCCAAAGCAGCCGGAGCCATTCACAACGATTTTGAACGAGGCTTTATCAAGGCCGAAGTCATGCACTACGATGATTTCATCGCGCATGGCGGATCTGTAGCTCAAGTTAAATCAGCCGGTCGTCTTCGCCTGGAAGGGAAAGAATATGTTGTGAAGGATGGCGATATTATTACCTTCCGCTTCAATGTTTGA
- the gspE gene encoding type II secretion system protein GspE, producing the protein MSKIHTALKASAGTTSGSSTPRDVIFSSLDKKLIAAGVNPDTLAEAHSLKKNNGTVFFDHLIRKKAIDEIQLLKIMAGHFGLSFWPELPMESINIDFTQNVSIQYLKKHKIVPLITSSDSAIAVNDPTNFQPIDDLRQLLKSPDLPVVLSSQDAIAAAINMAYDMSRASAKDYFEEMNEASTDDLISKIDETADLLDETSDAPIIKLVNLLVSGAIKDRASDIHVEPYSGNLKIRYRIDGILYDILNLPRRIQSPLVSRIKIMAKLNIAEKRLPQDGRIEIKIADRLVDIRVSVIPTAFGERVVLRLLDKTANILRLADLGMHDERIKLLNKLIKSPYGIILVTGPTGSGKTTTLYAALSTINRPEINIITIEDPIEYQMDGVGQIQVNPKIDLTFAAGLRSIVRQDPDVILIGEIRDRETAEIAIQSSLTGHLVFSTLHTNDAASAVTRLIDMGIEPFLVTSSIIAIIAQRLVRVLCPHCKEVYMPDEETLANLGLDRSVLQKNTFYRKNGCNLCMQTGFRGRTAIFEIMIVDDEIKKLVLKTSDANQINELALKQGMITLQKDGIDKVLNGITTTEEVLRVTRSLNRSDDIVLEV; encoded by the coding sequence ATGTCTAAAATCCATACAGCCTTAAAAGCATCCGCGGGCACAACATCCGGTTCGTCCACTCCCCGGGATGTTATTTTTTCTTCTCTGGATAAAAAATTGATTGCCGCCGGAGTCAACCCGGATACTCTTGCCGAAGCGCACAGTCTGAAGAAAAATAACGGCACCGTATTCTTTGATCATCTCATCCGGAAAAAAGCCATCGATGAAATCCAATTATTAAAAATAATGGCCGGGCACTTCGGCCTTTCTTTCTGGCCGGAATTACCGATGGAGAGCATTAATATTGATTTTACGCAAAACGTTTCCATTCAATATTTAAAGAAACATAAGATTGTGCCGCTCATCACCTCTTCGGATTCGGCAATCGCCGTAAACGATCCTACAAATTTCCAGCCCATTGATGATTTAAGGCAACTCTTAAAAAGCCCGGATCTGCCGGTTGTCCTTTCCTCACAGGACGCGATCGCCGCTGCAATTAATATGGCTTATGATATGAGCCGCGCTTCAGCTAAAGATTATTTTGAAGAGATGAATGAAGCTTCTACTGATGATCTTATTTCGAAAATTGATGAAACAGCCGATTTACTTGATGAAACCAGTGACGCGCCGATTATTAAGCTGGTCAATTTACTTGTTTCCGGAGCGATCAAAGACCGTGCCAGCGATATTCACGTTGAGCCTTACTCCGGCAACCTTAAAATCCGCTATCGTATTGACGGAATTTTATACGATATTTTAAACTTGCCCAGGCGAATTCAATCTCCGCTTGTTTCCCGCATAAAAATTATGGCTAAACTAAACATCGCGGAAAAACGGCTGCCTCAAGACGGACGTATTGAAATAAAAATAGCCGACCGCCTCGTGGACATCCGAGTATCAGTTATCCCCACAGCTTTCGGAGAAAGAGTCGTGCTGCGCTTACTAGACAAAACCGCCAATATCCTGAGGCTTGCCGATTTAGGCATGCACGATGAACGGATCAAGCTGCTCAATAAATTGATCAAATCTCCCTATGGAATCATTCTGGTAACAGGTCCCACCGGCAGCGGTAAAACAACAACCCTGTACGCGGCTCTTTCCACAATCAATCGCCCGGAAATAAACATTATCACCATTGAAGACCCTATTGAGTATCAGATGGACGGTGTCGGACAAATTCAGGTTAATCCGAAAATCGATCTGACTTTTGCCGCAGGCCTCCGCTCTATTGTCCGCCAGGACCCGGATGTAATTTTGATCGGTGAAATCCGCGATCGTGAAACCGCGGAAATCGCCATTCAATCATCACTGACCGGCCATCTCGTTTTTTCCACACTGCATACCAATGATGCCGCCAGCGCCGTCACTCGATTAATTGATATGGGCATAGAACCTTTCTTAGTTACTTCGTCGATTATCGCGATAATAGCACAACGCCTTGTACGCGTTCTCTGTCCACACTGCAAAGAAGTTTATATGCCGGACGAAGAAACTTTGGCTAACCTTGGACTGGACCGGTCGGTATTGCAGAAAAATACTTTTTACCGGAAAAACGGATGTAACTTGTGTATGCAAACAGGATTCCGGGGACGAACAGCTATTTTTGAGATCATGATCGTTGATGACGAAATCAAAAAACTTGTGTTAAAAACATCCGATGCCAATCAAATTAATGAACTGGCTTTAAAACAGGGAATGATCACCCTGCAGAAAGACGGTATCGACAAAGTACTAAACGGCATAACTACTACGGAAGAAGTGCTGCGTGTAACCAGATCACTTAATCGCTCAGATGATATTGTCCTGGAAGTTTAA
- the gspN gene encoding type II secretion system protein GspN, which yields MSILNKKFLWFTLYGIFITLVFLYLLFPSDLVKSRLENAVNSPDFILKMESLRPSLPLGLKLKNISVSSASPLSISFQGDLLDLQFRPWNFFQKHTYLGLSGKTYGGNFDGHVDLTSLSKIYPPIEGKLNFKNIDLARCNLIKNFLKKEIAGKASGVWTYISNGKVGENSYGTIALSLTRGVYPLVEPFLGLNRIEFDHCEIQGQLKNGILKIEKLQTSGPQINCLLKGEITLADDYKNSQLNLSGTMEISGKNKVKMNVTIGGTLANPISRYI from the coding sequence ATGAGCATTCTGAATAAAAAATTCTTATGGTTTACGCTCTATGGAATATTTATTACCTTAGTATTTTTATATCTGCTTTTCCCCTCTGATCTTGTCAAGAGCAGACTGGAAAACGCCGTCAATTCGCCGGATTTTATTCTTAAAATGGAATCGCTGCGGCCATCTCTGCCTTTGGGGTTAAAGCTTAAAAATATATCTGTAAGCTCGGCTTCTCCGTTAAGTATTTCCTTTCAGGGCGATTTACTCGATTTGCAGTTTCGGCCATGGAACTTTTTTCAAAAACATACATACCTTGGATTGAGCGGTAAAACTTATGGCGGCAATTTTGATGGGCATGTTGATCTGACTTCTCTGTCGAAAATATATCCGCCGATTGAAGGAAAGCTTAATTTCAAAAACATCGATCTGGCCAGATGCAATTTGATCAAAAATTTTTTGAAAAAAGAAATTGCAGGAAAAGCAAGCGGCGTCTGGACGTATATTTCTAATGGCAAAGTTGGAGAAAATTCTTACGGAACAATCGCTCTTTCTTTAACCCGGGGAGTTTATCCTTTAGTTGAACCGTTTCTGGGGCTAAATCGAATTGAATTTGATCACTGTGAAATACAAGGTCAGTTGAAAAATGGAATTCTAAAGATTGAAAAATTGCAAACATCCGGTCCTCAAATAAATTGTTTACTCAAAGGTGAAATAACTCTCGCTGATGATTATAAAAACAGTCAGCTTAACTTAAGCGGCACGATGGAAATATCAGGGAAGAACAAAGTTAAAATGAATGTTACTATTGGCGGAACATTGGCCAACCCGATATCCCGCTATATTTAA
- the gspD gene encoding type II secretion system protein GspD, whose translation MTATCELWRIYLNLKNYWRKNRIKMRTSHSFILKPCLFSCGIIALIILLSVGGPAFAARIAGADENVNTSTAPVDTIKKTVDLPSAPPATIKQTIPSAQQTTDIKTDDLKQNLQDTKEEKEPFSYTKKEVTKKYVTIDFDNVDIGVLVKFVSELTGKNFIIDDKVKGKVTIISPKKIPLEDVYKVFLSVLEVNGFTVVPAGNMTKIIPSVSAREKSLETRFKKDLTEPDDRMVTQVVSLERANPDEIKRVLDPIISKSSSVLSYPPAGILVITDYLSNIKRLQEIITALDVEGAGDQISYIPLTNASASEVVKSLMTIFQQRRPNTTAIRVVPDSRTNSIIILASVADTETVRKLVALMDKDAPRGESNIQVYRLQNSIAEDLAKVLNSIIKDSGASAATGGTATGQKVLAPVVSKNVQVVPDKATNTLVVMAEREDYKILENIIKQLDVPRPMVYIEALIMEVNANKAFNIGVEWRGLKDTGKISGVDTGQSAAFIGSGGAGTTTNPGAYNILTGLTTGAAAAFPSGFSMGIVGAGITIGGILFPNIGAVVQAYKTDSEVSILSTPQIMTLDNEEAEINVGSNVPYITRQDSTTTSSTYPVNYNTYEYKDVGVVLNITPHINEENFIRLKISQQVTKVTSASTSATPTTLKRTAKTTVVVKDNETIVIGGLVGDSTQDNTYKVPLLGDIPLLGWLFKTNSTSREKTNLYVFLTPHIVRTQKDAASLYQEKRETMGEVVEGIIKLNEKKPETKPSGTPAPAKNKTPAKP comes from the coding sequence ATGACGGCGACTTGCGAGTTATGGCGGATTTACCTGAATTTAAAAAATTACTGGAGAAAAAATAGAATCAAGATGAGAACTTCGCATTCTTTTATTTTAAAGCCATGTTTGTTTTCATGCGGTATCATCGCGCTGATAATTTTGCTGAGTGTTGGAGGACCGGCATTTGCGGCCCGTATTGCCGGAGCCGACGAAAATGTCAATACATCAACCGCGCCGGTGGATACCATTAAGAAAACTGTTGACTTGCCATCGGCACCGCCTGCTACAATAAAACAGACTATTCCTTCCGCCCAGCAGACAACAGACATTAAAACCGACGATTTGAAACAAAATCTTCAGGACACAAAAGAAGAAAAAGAGCCGTTCTCTTACACGAAAAAAGAAGTCACTAAAAAATATGTAACCATTGATTTCGATAATGTCGATATCGGTGTATTAGTAAAGTTTGTCAGCGAACTTACGGGGAAAAATTTCATCATTGATGATAAGGTCAAGGGTAAAGTCACCATTATATCTCCTAAAAAAATTCCCTTGGAAGATGTCTACAAAGTATTTCTGTCTGTTCTGGAAGTGAACGGATTTACTGTAGTCCCCGCAGGGAACATGACAAAGATCATTCCCTCTGTTTCAGCGCGTGAAAAGAGCTTGGAAACAAGGTTCAAAAAAGACCTTACCGAACCGGATGACCGCATGGTCACGCAGGTAGTTTCACTGGAACGCGCCAACCCCGATGAAATAAAACGTGTATTGGATCCGATCATTTCCAAGTCCAGTTCAGTGCTTTCTTATCCGCCCGCGGGCATTCTGGTTATCACCGATTATCTTTCCAATATCAAACGCCTTCAGGAAATAATCACAGCTCTGGACGTTGAAGGAGCAGGCGATCAGATATCTTATATTCCGCTGACCAACGCTTCTGCCTCGGAAGTAGTAAAATCATTGATGACGATTTTTCAACAGCGTCGCCCCAATACAACGGCCATCAGGGTCGTACCGGATTCCCGGACTAATTCAATTATAATTCTGGCGAGCGTCGCAGATACGGAAACTGTGCGCAAACTTGTTGCCCTTATGGATAAAGACGCTCCCCGTGGCGAATCCAATATTCAGGTTTATCGCCTGCAAAACAGCATTGCTGAGGACCTAGCCAAGGTTCTTAACAGTATTATCAAAGATAGCGGCGCGTCTGCCGCTACCGGCGGTACCGCTACCGGTCAAAAAGTGCTTGCCCCGGTGGTTTCAAAAAATGTTCAGGTCGTGCCGGATAAGGCAACCAATACGCTGGTAGTCATGGCTGAAAGAGAAGATTATAAGATTCTTGAAAATATTATCAAACAACTCGATGTGCCGCGTCCCATGGTTTACATTGAGGCCTTGATTATGGAAGTCAACGCCAATAAAGCTTTTAATATTGGTGTGGAATGGCGCGGTCTGAAAGATACAGGAAAAATATCCGGTGTGGATACAGGACAATCGGCGGCCTTTATCGGTTCCGGTGGCGCGGGCACTACCACGAATCCCGGCGCATACAATATCCTTACCGGTTTAACTACAGGAGCTGCGGCTGCTTTTCCGAGCGGGTTTTCCATGGGGATTGTCGGCGCCGGCATTACTATTGGAGGTATCTTATTTCCGAATATCGGGGCTGTCGTTCAAGCATACAAGACTGATTCAGAAGTCTCCATCTTATCCACTCCCCAGATCATGACTCTGGATAACGAGGAAGCGGAAATAAATGTTGGCTCCAATGTGCCCTATATTACCCGTCAGGATTCAACGACAACATCCTCCACTTACCCGGTTAATTACAACACCTATGAATATAAAGATGTCGGTGTGGTCTTGAATATCACACCCCATATAAACGAGGAAAACTTTATTCGCCTGAAAATATCACAGCAGGTAACCAAGGTTACATCCGCCTCCACCTCCGCAACACCGACAACTTTAAAAAGAACAGCAAAAACTACGGTTGTCGTCAAGGATAATGAAACAATCGTTATCGGCGGCCTGGTGGGAGACAGCACACAGGATAATACCTATAAAGTACCGTTGTTGGGCGACATACCTCTTCTGGGCTGGCTTTTTAAGACAAATTCCACTTCCCGGGAAAAAACAAACCTGTATGTCTTTTTGACGCCCCATATCGTCCGCACTCAGAAGGATGCCGCAAGCCTTTATCAGGAAAAAAGAGAAACCATGGGAGAAGTGGTGGAAGGCATTATAAAATTAAATGAAAAGAAACCGGAGACTAAACCTTCCGGCACACCTGCTCCTGCCAAAAACAAAACACCGGCTAAACCTTAA